Genomic DNA from Desulfurivibrio alkaliphilus AHT 2:
GATGACGCTGTCATTGTCGACTCATCGCAAATGCCTTTGGAGGCGGTGGTGGAATTCATGCTGGCCAACATCAAAGGATTTGCTATGCTGGGGGAAAACTGATCTGCACGCGTAAGCGTTCAGCAGCGAAGGAGGACCGTCATGGCAGCGGAAAAAGAGAGAGCGGTTAAGCGGCGCAATATTATTTTTCAGTTGCCTGTTTATGACGAGGAGAGCGGCGAACTGCTGGGTCATCTGGTGGATATTACCGCCAGCGGCTTGAGGCTGGTGAGCGCTAAGCCCATTCCTGCTGAGCGCCTGTTTAAGCTGCGGATGGAGTTGCCGGAGGATTATTTTGTGCCCCGCGACCTGCGGCTTAAGGCTCGCAGCCGCTGGACCCGGCCCGATGTCAACCCGGAGCTTTCCACCACAGGTTTTACCCTGGAGGAGATGACCGGGGAGGCCGAAGACGTGGTGGCCCGGCTGGTGAGCCTGCACGCCTTCAACGATTGAGAATTGTTAAGCTAACCATGTTTTAATCGTAATCGAACATCCGTGCCGCAGATTAAGCTGCGCCTGGCTGATTGCCCGAAGGTGCGGCACGGCTGTTCGGTTAACGGTGATGTTGGTTGTGGTGCGGCACCAGCGAGTGGGGTTTCTCCTGGCCGTGGTTCCGCATCAGCTCTTCATCGGCCATGATGGTCGCCGGCGGTCCGTCGGCAATCAGCCGGCCGCCGTCCAGCAGCAGTACCCGGTCGCAGACCTCAAGAATCAGTTCCAGGTCGTGGGAGGCCAGCAAAAAGGTTTGCCGGCTTTGCCGCAGCAGGTTGATCAGTCGGCGCCGGGAACGGATGTCCAGGCTGGCGCTGGGCTCATCGTAAATTACCAGTTCCGGTTCCATGGCCATGGCGCCGGCAACGGCGACCAGTCTTTTCTCTCCTTCCGACAGATGATGCACCGGCCGCGGCGCCAAAGCCTCGGCCCCCACCGCCCGCAGGGCTTCCTGCACCCGCTGCTCAATAGCGGCGGCATCCAGCCCCAGATTTTGCGGCCCGAAAGCCACGTCTTCCCATACCGATGGGCAAAACAGTTGATCATCGGACTTCTGAAACACCAGGGCGATTTTCGGGTTGAAGGTGTTGGCCGGCAGGGGTTGGCCCCGAAAGAGGATCCGGCCGGTGTTGGGGCTCAAAAGACCGCAGGTGAGCAGAAAAAACGTGGTTTTGCCGGCTCCGTTGGGGCCGATCAGGCCCACCCGCTGGCCTGCTTCAATCTGCAGGTTCAACTCCCGGATGGCCCCGGCGTCTTCCGGCAGGGAGGGGTCAGAATAAGCGAAGCCGAGGTTGTCGATGGTCAGCAAGGTACTCATGTTAACACCGGTTACATAAAGCTGAGCAGCACCAGCAGCAAGGCGGTGCCCAAGGTAAAGGCCAAAAGCAGAAAATCCAAAGCACCGGCCTGAAATTCGGGCGACCGACTGTTGCTGTGGCCGTAGCCCCGCAGGCGCATGGCCCGGTAAATCCAGTCGGCTCGCTCGTAACTGCGCAGCAGCAGGCTGCCGGTAAGCCAGGCGATGGTTTG
This window encodes:
- a CDS encoding energy-coupling factor ABC transporter ATP-binding protein: MSTLLTIDNLGFAYSDPSLPEDAGAIRELNLQIEAGQRVGLIGPNGAGKTTFFLLTCGLLSPNTGRILFRGQPLPANTFNPKIALVFQKSDDQLFCPSVWEDVAFGPQNLGLDAAAIEQRVQEALRAVGAEALAPRPVHHLSEGEKRLVAVAGAMAMEPELVIYDEPSASLDIRSRRRLINLLRQSRQTFLLASHDLELILEVCDRVLLLDGGRLIADGPPATIMADEELMRNHGQEKPHSLVPHHNQHHR
- a CDS encoding PilZ domain-containing protein; translated protein: MAAEKERAVKRRNIIFQLPVYDEESGELLGHLVDITASGLRLVSAKPIPAERLFKLRMELPEDYFVPRDLRLKARSRWTRPDVNPELSTTGFTLEEMTGEAEDVVARLVSLHAFND